From Juglans regia cultivar Chandler chromosome 9, Walnut 2.0, whole genome shotgun sequence:
GATCCTTAGTTTTGGTAATGAAAAATTAAGGTATTGCCGATTGATCGAAAAGATCTTGACTTAATTATCTCAATCTTATCTAATATCTATGTAATTTCTCTCTATACAACGACTAATACTTTGTATTCCATTACAATTGAGAATAATACAAGAGTAATGATAGTACCACACAAAAATGTAGAATCCAAAGTCTCTTACCATCAATCTCTCATCATGATCTctatctcaatttttattatattttatattttctatcaaagTATATATCATAATTCTTGGCAAGCGTAAGACTTAATCCCATAGactatttcttttaaagttttttcCTCTAATTCTAATATCTCTTACAATTAATTTTCATCGTTGTTCAATTATGTTACGTTTCAAATTCAtgcatttaaaatatctttattaatGATTGGAACATttttggaatcattataaacggttagaattttctctcttttgaaaAGTGTAAGATCTTATATTCTCTTGAATTGGAGATATTATAGTCAGCACGttcctatataaatatatatatatatatatatgtatatatatatatatattctttgacAAAGACTGAGCATTAACGAACTTATCTAGCCACGTTGTAAAGAATGCATGTCCTGCGGAGATCTGGTGATCCCATGTCTAAAGATATATGACTAATTTTGTCTTTGCTAATTGAGTGATAATGACATgcaaaatatcatatcatatagaCTAATTATAGTGAAAATCTAGAAAGGTTGAGGGGGTCTGCAATCTGCAAGTGGTTTTGTGTCAATTAATGTAAAGAATTTCATGTCTTTGAACAGGCCAACTCAAACGTCCATCTATTCACTAATGCTTACAAAATTGGGTTCAAAACTTAAAGAAATATTCCAATCATATTCAATTCAAAAGACTGACCAGGATCGAAGAGAACAGAATCAAAGATACTCCTATGTATGCatacatgatatttatatagaatGACCCTCTAGGAGATAAAGCATGCCTTTTGCATGAAATGGACACTTTTCCCTCCTTCACGGCCTTCTTGGCCTTAGTTTTGTTACTCTCACAAAAGGCTACAGCAGATAATGGAAGGATCACCGCATCAGGAACTGACAACGTCAGGGGCATTATAGGGGCGATAGTGGATAACAGCACTCGCATTGGTAAGGAACAGAAAGTGGCGATGGAAATGGCGATCGAGGATGTTCATGACAGGACAAGTCAAAGTTATGCTTTGCACATGAAAAACTCGAATGGGGAACCTTATCGAGCAGCTCTTGCAGGTATTTACTTAGATATACATATATGCCAGCACTTTGTCTTATCTAAGTCATAAACTAGATCCTTAATCTATTTTGATGAAGTTTCCTCTAGTGTATAAATTCATATGATGGTGTCTTTTCCATAATTGCTGTCAAGATTCGctgttcaaacttcaaataatTAATGTTTGTAATTAGCATTGTGAAACTAGAAGCGTTGTGCAGTAGTTGTTATTTTCTGATAGCACAATGGTAATTTTCAGCTCGGGATCTTATCGACCAACAAGAAGTGCAAGCTCTACTGTCACCGCAACGGTGGGAAGAAACTTCTCTAGTTGCAGAGATCGGTAACCAAGCAAACATCCCTGTTCTTTCTATTGCTGATTCAACTCCATCGTGGGCGACAGAACGATGGCCCTTCCTGCTTCAAGCTTCGCCAAACCAGAATTCCCAAATGAAAGCTATAGCTGCTATTGTTCAGTCTTGGCAATGGCATCAGGTCACTGTAATTTACGAAGACATTGACTCTTTGCGCAGCGGAGTCATGCCTCATCTTTCTGATGCCCTGCGAGATGTAGGAGCAGAAATAAGCCATCTTTTAGCCATCTCACCATTTAGTTCTCCTTCATTGTCGAAAGAGCTCGAGAGGCTTAAACATGAACAATGCAGAGTTTTTGTGGTTCATTTGTCCTTGTCATTGGCCATGCACCTTTTTGAGAGTGCTAAAGAAATGAGCATGATGGAGAAAGAATATGTCTGGATCACAACAGATCCCACAACAGGCCTTGTCCATTCCCTTAATTCCACCACCATTTCTTCAATGCAAGGAACTATAGGAGTAAAGAGCTACTTCCCCCGGAAAGATGCCACTTTTCAAGACTTCTATACTAGATTTCGTAGAAAGTTTAGTTCAGAAAATCCAGAAGAGGATAACCATGAACCTGGGACTTTTGCTGTGCTGGCATATGATGCTGTGTGGACAGTGTGCAAAGCAATGAGAGAAAGCAGCAGCAGCCAACAATTGCTACGTAAACTTACGCTAAGTGAGTTTTATGGCTTGAGTGGAAAGGTTCAGTTTGTTGACCGGAAAGTTGCTCCTGCACATAAATTTCTGGTCATCAATGTGATTGGGAAGAGTTACCAAGAACTTGGCTTCTGGACAAATACATCGGGTTTCTCAGCAACCATTGATGAAAGAGCACCGTACCAGCCTTCAATGGGAAGCAGCTTGGGGCAGGTGTTTTGGCCAGGTGGGTCCTCGTCCACTCCAAGAGGATGGGCTCTTCCAACAGATGCCAAACCACTGATGATTGGTGTACCCACCAAATCGAGTttcaaaaaatatgtaaatgtgATACAAGATAACTCAGCAAACACTACTCATTTTGAAGGATTTGCAATCGATCTGTTCAATGCAGCAGTGAAAATTCTGCCATTCTACCTACCATACAATTTGACTCCCTTTGATGGAACATACGATGAAATAGTGAAGCAGGTTCATTTAAAGGTGAGGATTTTTCTACTCTTTCTTGGTAATTCAAGTCACTGAGAACATCTAATTAATCCAATATATTAGAATACTGCATGCATCTATTTTTAGTTGAATTTTATGCTAGGATAAATCGTCTGCCTCAATTTTAAGTACTTGTgatcatgattttcttttttctttccggTAGCCAAggcacatatttaaaaatatatatattttttttttgtattggaGCAGAAGTTTGATGCAGTAGTTGGTGATGTAGCCATAGTTTCCAAGCGATATCAACATGCAGAATTCACACACCCCTACACAGAATCAGGATTGGTGATGATAGTTCCGGTTCGCCCCCAGACCAGTGATAGAGCTTTGCTGTTCATGAAGCCTTTCACAAAAGCCATGTGGGTTCTGATAGGACTAATAAACATCTACAATGGCTTTGTTGTGTGGTTGATAGAGAGAAAACACTGTCCCGAACTCAAAGGTTCCGGTTTCAATCAAGTTGGCGCATTGCTTTCTTTAGCGTTTACTACTCTCTTCTCCTTACACGgtaaaatgaaaatatggtTATTCTTCCCGTTATTTCTCTGAATATATTTGGAAATATGTGCCTAAAACATTGCTTCATTTCATCTGATTGGAGCATATAGGGGAAAAGCTGCATAGCAATCTTTCACGGATGGCAATGGTGGTGTGGCTGTTTGTGGCACTAGTCCTCACGCAAACTTATACGGCTAACCTCACCAGCATACTCACAGTTCAACGCCTTGAACCCACCGTCACTGACGTCGAGCTGCTGCGGAATCGCAACGCAGTGGTTGGATACTGCAAGGGATCATTCGTGGCAGACTATTTGGTGGATGTCTTACGAATCCACCGCGGCAACGTCAGGAATTATAACTCCCCGGAAGATTATGCTCAGGCACTTAGAAGTCGGGAAATAGCAGCAGCATTTCTTGAAGTTCCTTTGGCCAAATTATTCCTCGCAAAATACTGCAAGGAGTTCGCCATAGCTGGACCAACTTACAAAGTTGGAGGATTTGGATTTGTAAGTACTCCTTATAAATCTAAACCGAGTCTCTTTTTCCGTTCTTAGAAAAGCCATGCTGCGTAGCTGTTACTAGCCTTGCAATCTGAACTATAACTTGTAGACTGAATTGAAGTACTGGATCAAGAAACGTCGTTAAGTCAAGTAAAGCCTTTTTTGTGAATAAGAAGattaattacattattttttttcattcatggTGCCTCAGGTCTTTCCAAGGGGTTCTCCACTGCTTCCTGATGTAACTAAAGCACTACTGAACGTTTCTGAGAGTGGCAAATTACGAGATTTAGAGATCAGGATGATTGCATCCCAAGAATGCGAGGACATCGAGTCGATTGATGATATTTCTAGTCTTAACCCCAGCAGCTTTTGGGTTCTTTTCGTGTTAACGGCAGGTACATCGACAGCTGCTCTTCTGGTCTATGTTGTTTGTCATAGACGGTTTGGACAAAAAACCATATGGAGATTGATGTTGGCTGTCATGAGACATTGGTGGCATCGGAAGAAGTCATTCTCTCGAAGAGTCAGTAGCAATGAAAGGTCTAGCAATTTTCCAAACACATCTAATTCACGGATTCAAGTGTAGAAATACAAGGAAATGGATCCCGAGtcatccatatatatagaagtaGAAGTGATGAACACTGTTGCATGATGGCAGTATTCTGCAGAATCGCAGATCAAGACCAGCTCATGAGTTGTCCTTATATGCTTAAACTCTGTTGTTTTTGCAGCTGCTAGATAGAATAACTGTAGATAAGGAGTTGCTAGGCCAGTGTTAATTAGGACTACTTCAACAAAACCTGATAAAATTAGTTTCGTTAAATGTTGTTGCTTACTCTCCAGGTTATGTCCATATGAtcatcataacatgtacaccaGAAAGTGATCACTCCCAACTCTTATTTCCAACAACTTTTTAGTACTGtttcatttagatgttgagttgaatttaattttttataaataataataaattgaaatgatagAGTGAATTTTATACCATCTTGAGTTGGCACATCAAAATATCTCTCATAGCTAGCTgtctgcatatttttttttatgcgaATAATTCCACACGTGATTCTGACAAACAAACATCTCAAGGCTTATGATGGCTGCAATGACACGCTGAATAATGAGGAGTCAAAAGCGATGATTCCCTTAGGGTATGGAAGTTTAACTTCATCAACAAGGCTCAGAAACAATAGAAAAGCTTGACTTCATTAACAAGATCAAGAGAAAGGTTCGATCCAAAAGCAATCTTTTCATGTGTACTGCGTACTAGGTGAGGTATCATGGTAATAGTACATATATGGAGCTAAACTTTAAAAGTACTGTTGTAAACACTTCCTAAAACTAATGAATTATTTCAACTGTCTTCCTCATCTGCCCGATCTGATGATCTGGGGCTTGGTTCATGCTCTGacatggttaaaaataaaacatggggAAATTAAATATGTGCAAAAGTTCTCGGTAAAGGCAATTCAGAGAGTGAAGTTAAATACAATATactttttgtcaaaattttggattgtacaatatatttttttaaagaaaaattcttcttatcaattattattcatcatcttatatcttataaaaacactcttatatcttataaaaaaattataaatataaaatatgagagtaaatAGTAAGTACTTTTTTGTATGCCGCAGTTGGAACGCATTAATAGGTGTACGTGTTTGCTGGTTTAAGCAGTACTCGACCAACACTTTCGTGTTGCCATAAATATATCAAACACAAACCACATGCATGGTTTTGAAACCCGGCCTATCAAAATGTCCAGCTGTTGATCATCAATAGTTATTACAAATTCAGAGACCAATTATTCAAGTTTCAGAGACCaacacatttttataattaatacataaaataatgttatttttataagaaattctaCATCATGTACATAGTAttatataagaatataatataaatatttaaattcaactaTTCATATAAATGATAATTTGAGGGAAAAAGACCTGACATGATATAGTCGTTAGAGGTAATTACCTAATTAACCAATCATTTGGGAATTCTCGAGCAGAATAGTGAAACCTTGTGCCACAGTGCATATATTTACTGATTTAcagtaaaaaagaataaaaataaacagaagTTACAGGATATTATTAAGCCCGgccaagggaaaaagaaaagaaaagatacaaGAATCATGCAAGCATAGCATGAACCCCTCAACCCTGACACCTTTCATCTATTCCAATACAAACCCACCCAACATATTAAAAcgcaccatttttttttttttttttacccatcgaaaaaataactaaaagttagaggcccaaaaaaaaaagaatcatataataatatcacaaaagcataaagaaaaaaacccaACTCCAACCCTAGATTCCCAAATAAGAGggggaaagaaaaacaagatgtTTTCGCCACCCAATCTAAGTAGTCCATGTGTCAACTCCAATCCTCTCAATCCCACAAAGCTTTATCAGGGGCCCCATGTAAGCCAACAAGTGGGAACACATCACGTGAAAATCCAGTTTAGCAGAATGCACCCAcgctctctctatctctcagtTGAGAAGCCTTTCCTTGTCCGTACCTCCAAAGTGATCGGGAGTTGGGGGCTGCGGTGCTTGTGATGGCgatgttggtggtggtggtgcattTTGCAGATTGGCTGCGCTGCTCATCTTCTTGAGGTTCTGGTGGT
This genomic window contains:
- the LOC108992176 gene encoding glutamate receptor 2.8-like: MDTFPSFTAFLALVLLLSQKATADNGRITASGTDNVRGIIGAIVDNSTRIGKEQKVAMEMAIEDVHDRTSQSYALHMKNSNGEPYRAALAARDLIDQQEVQALLSPQRWEETSLVAEIGNQANIPVLSIADSTPSWATERWPFLLQASPNQNSQMKAIAAIVQSWQWHQVTVIYEDIDSLRSGVMPHLSDALRDVGAEISHLLAISPFSSPSLSKELERLKHEQCRVFVVHLSLSLAMHLFESAKEMSMMEKEYVWITTDPTTGLVHSLNSTTISSMQGTIGVKSYFPRKDATFQDFYTRFRRKFSSENPEEDNHEPGTFAVLAYDAVWTVCKAMRESSSSQQLLRKLTLSEFYGLSGKVQFVDRKVAPAHKFLVINVIGKSYQELGFWTNTSGFSATIDERAPYQPSMGSSLGQVFWPGGSSSTPRGWALPTDAKPLMIGVPTKSSFKKYVNVIQDNSANTTHFEGFAIDLFNAAVKILPFYLPYNLTPFDGTYDEIVKQVHLKKFDAVVGDVAIVSKRYQHAEFTHPYTESGLVMIVPVRPQTSDRALLFMKPFTKAMWVLIGLINIYNGFVVWLIERKHCPELKGSGFNQVGALLSLAFTTLFSLHGEKLHSNLSRMAMVVWLFVALVLTQTYTANLTSILTVQRLEPTVTDVELLRNRNAVVGYCKGSFVADYLVDVLRIHRGNVRNYNSPEDYAQALRSREIAAAFLEVPLAKLFLAKYCKEFAIAGPTYKVGGFGFVFPRGSPLLPDVTKALLNVSESGKLRDLEIRMIASQECEDIESIDDISSLNPSSFWVLFVLTAGTSTAALLVYVVCHRRFGQKTIWRLMLAVMRHWWHRKKSFSRRVSSNERSSNFPNTSNSRIQV